A single region of the Salarchaeum japonicum genome encodes:
- a CDS encoding mechanosensitive ion channel family protein, with protein MTLGSLLSQYSEWFESAALFCGTLLAVSLLGHLVVRPMVSRVVAARNRNNPTLVNALEQYTTVLFVVAAIPLATAAAGFGGLVAGSTMIVAAGTLAVGVAGQDVIGNLVSGLFLVADPDFNVGDYIEWNDEAGTVERIDLRVTRVRTPADEVLTVPNTQLSTNAIRNPFSRGKYRLTERVLVGYDTDLDAATEVILDAASDDDRLASEPAPAVHVTSLGENAIELSARVWVDDPRSANVANVDSAFARRVKRRLQAADVSLAPASQQAVSGTLDVSMEGER; from the coding sequence GTGACGCTCGGATCACTGCTCTCACAGTACAGCGAGTGGTTCGAGAGCGCCGCCCTCTTCTGCGGGACGCTGCTCGCCGTCTCCCTGCTCGGCCACCTGGTCGTCAGGCCGATGGTGAGTCGCGTCGTCGCCGCGCGCAACCGGAACAACCCGACGCTCGTGAACGCGCTCGAACAGTACACGACCGTGTTGTTCGTCGTCGCCGCGATACCGTTGGCCACCGCCGCCGCCGGGTTCGGCGGCCTCGTCGCCGGCTCCACGATGATCGTCGCCGCCGGCACGCTCGCGGTCGGCGTCGCCGGCCAGGACGTCATCGGGAACCTCGTGAGCGGCCTCTTCCTCGTCGCCGACCCCGACTTCAACGTCGGCGACTACATCGAGTGGAACGACGAGGCGGGCACGGTCGAACGCATCGACCTCCGCGTCACCCGCGTCCGCACGCCCGCCGACGAAGTCCTCACCGTCCCGAACACCCAGCTCTCCACGAACGCCATCCGCAACCCCTTCTCCAGGGGGAAGTACCGGCTCACCGAGCGCGTGCTCGTCGGGTACGACACCGACCTCGACGCCGCCACCGAGGTCATCCTCGACGCCGCAAGCGACGACGACCGCCTCGCGAGCGAGCCCGCACCCGCCGTGCACGTCACGTCGCTCGGGGAGAACGCGATAGAGCTCTCGGCGCGCGTCTGGGTGGACGACCCGCGCTCCGCGAACGTCGCGAACGTGGACAGCGCGTTCGCCAGGCGCGTGAAACGCCGACTGCAGGCCGCGG